Proteins encoded by one window of Salvia splendens isolate huo1 chromosome 5, SspV2, whole genome shotgun sequence:
- the LOC121801902 gene encoding zinc finger protein CONSTANS-LIKE 14-like, giving the protein MVSCDFCGERQAVLYCRADSAKLCLSCDHHVHCANALSKKHLRSQICDNCAAEPASFSCSTDGLVLCQDCDWDAHGSRLVAAAHDRCPVDSFSGVPSAFELAAAWGLEIEEKKPAEYEWGGLLDELMVPNASSVIYSDCGGELVKKKRNPSCGKQKQVILKQLIELLADGGGGGGDGEDVGPGTPSGGAWRQESFCGQFEEQPQQQQQPQAQDEKQQELAQGGGFTSLLMMQTPANQKEERNMLWNTTTACDHSAQIWDFNLGQLRGHEESSPVELEFGGNNMYTMKSYGELLKESSLAKRRGVDVSGVNCSIAQEDNIIPFNSATDNRTPSQGPATSESNNVPASRPESGSMDIQFMSQSILMTNESAAAMSKSDIELMAKNRGNAMQRYQEKKKTRRYDKHIRYESRKARADTRKRVKGRFVKAQEAPAG; this is encoded by the exons ATGGTTTCGTGCGATTTCTGCGGCGAGCGGCAGGCGGTGCTCTACTGCCGCGCGGACAGCGCGAAGCTCTGCCTGTCGTGCGACCACCACGTGCACTGCGCGAACGCGCTCTCGAAGAAGCATCTCCGCTCCCAGATCTGCGACAACTGCGCCGCGGAGCCGGCGTCGTTCAGCTGCTCCACCGACGGGCTCGTGCTCTGCCAGGACTGCGACTGGGACGCGCACGGCAGCCGCCTCGTGGCCGCGGCGCACGATCGGTGCCCCGTCGACAGCTTCTCGGGAGTTCCGTCGGCGTTCGAGCTGGCCGCGGCCTGGGGGCTGGAGATTGAGGAGAAGAAGCCGGCGGAGTACGAGTGGGGAGGGCTGCTGGATGAGCTCATGGTGCCGAACGCTAGCTCGGTGATTTATTCCGACTGCGGCGGCGAATtggtgaagaagaagaggaatcCGAGCTGCGGGAAGCAGAAGCAGGTGATTCTCAAGCAGCTGATTGAACTTTTAGcggacggcggcggcggcggtggagatGGGGAGGATGTAGGGCCGGGGACGCCGAGCGGCGGCGCGTGGCGGCAGGAGAGTTTTTGCGGACAATTTGAAGAGCAACCGCAACAGCAACAGCAACCGCAAGCGCAAGACGAAAAGCAGCAGGAATTGGCGCAGGGCGGAGGGTTTACGTCGTTGCTAATGATGCAGACGCCGGCCAATCAGAAGGAGGAACGCAACATGTTGTGGAACACCACCACCGCATGTGATCACAGCGCGCAG ATATGGGACTTCAATCTGGGACAATTGAGGGGCCATGAGGAGTCTAGCCCTGTTGAGCTAGAATTTGGCGGGAACAACATGTACACTATGAAAAGTTATGGGGAGCTACTGAAAGAATCATCCCTGGCCAAGAGAAGAGGGGTGGACGTCTCTGGAGTGAACTGTTCTATTGCCCAGGAAGATAATATAATCCCCTTTAAC AGTGCCACCGATAACCGGACACCAAGTCAGGGGCCTGCTACATCAGAGAGCAATAATGTACCTGCATCAAGGCCCGAATCCGGTTCCATGGATATTCAGTTCATGAGTCAGTCTATTCTAATGACAAATGAAAGTGCGGCTGCTATGTCAAAGAGTGACATCGAGCTTATGGCAAAGAATAGAGGCAATGCTATGCAACGATAccaggaaaagaagaaaacaaGGAG ATACGACAAGCATATAAGATATGAATCAAGAAAAGCAAGAGCTGATACTAGGAAGCGAGTGAAGGGCCGATTCGTCAAAGCTCAAGAAGCACCAGCTGGATGA
- the LOC121802369 gene encoding GSH-induced LITAF domain protein-like — protein sequence MEKAAKSEEPAIGIPYNYQPPLPQRFYVENPHQAGAIPPNAVVGDPKGIPLQQTIYRDTPAPFNCPYCGGSGVTTVKSKPSLAAVVGCMMPFMLGVCFLCPSMDCLWHKYHYCPSCNEKVADFEKSDICAVMDPPHYIQGSFALPA from the exons ATGGAAAAAGCGGCGAAGAGCGAAGAACCCGCGATTGGGATCCCGTACAATTATCAGCCGCCATTGCCGCAGCGTTTCTACGTAGAGAATCCACATCAAGCTGGCGCCATCCCTCCAAACGCCGTCGTTGGAGACCCCAAAGGAATCCCCCTTCAGCAGACTATCTACCGCGATACCCCTGCGCCCTTCAATTGCCCTTACTGCGGCGGCTCCGGCGTCACCACCGTCAA GTCTAAACCAAGTTTAGCTGCAGTTGTTGGTTGCATGATGCCTTTTATGCTTGGAGTATGCTTTCTATGCCCTTCAATGGATTGTCTATGGCATAAATATCATTATTGTCCCAGCTGCAACGAGAAG GTTGCTGATTTTGAGAAGTCTGATATCTGTGCTGTGATGGATCCTCCACATTATATACAAGGGAGCTTTGCCTTACCCGCGTGA